The Brevundimonas sp. SORGH_AS_0993 genome segment GGCGGGCGGCTGATGATCGTGGGCGAAGAGATCGACCGCGAGGCGGCCCACACCATCCGTTACGCCGTGCCGAGGGCGAGGATGATCGAATTGCAAGGCAGGCTGACACGGCTTCAGACGGCGGCGGCCCTGTCGAAGGCGGCGCTGTATGTCGGAGCGGACTCGATCTGGACCCATCTGGCGACGGCCTCGGGCGCGCCCGTGGTGGCGGTGTTCGGCCCGTCCGACGAGACGACGCGCGGGCCGTGGAAGGGGCAGGCCGTGCGCGGCCCGCGCAGCTATCAGGAGTTCAAGACCCTGGACCCGCGCCTGAACCAGGCCATCCAGCACATGATGGACCTGCCGTGGGAGCGAGTTCTGAAGGGGGCGCAGCGAATGTTGAAGGCGCGGGATTAAGACTCCTCCATCCCGCTCATCGCCGCTTTCGCGGGGATGAGCGGAAATGTAGAAGCACGGCATCGGATAGAGGATGCCCGCCCCATGACCCAGACCTATGACCTGATCGTCCGTGGCGGCGAGGTGGCCAATCATGCGGGGCGCGGCATGGCCGACGTCGGGGTGATCGACGGCAAGATCGCCTTCATCGGCGACCTGAGTCTGGCCTCGGCGGGCGAAGTCTTCGACGCGACGGGGCTGACGGTCCTGCCGGGCGTGATCGACACCCAGGTCCACTTCCGCGAGCCGGGGCTGGAGTGGAAGGAGGATCTGGAGACGGGCAGCCGCGCGGCGGCCCTGGGCGGCGTCGTCGCCGTGTTCGAGATGCCGAACACCAATCCCAACACCACCGACCCCGACACCATGGCCGACAAGCTGGCGCGGGCGAAGGATCGGATGTGGACGGACCACGCCTTCTACGTCGGGGGCACGCACGAGAATGCGGACTATCTGGGCGAACTGGAGCGGTTGCCGGGCTGTTGCGGGGTCAAGGTCTTCATGGGCGCCTCGACCGGCGACCTGCTGATCGCCGACGACGAGGGGGTGAGGAAGGTTCTGTCGAACGTGCGCCGTCGCGCCACCTTCCACTCCGAGGACGAATACCGGCTGGTCGAGCGGCGGGGCCTGGCCCGCACCGGCGACTGGACCAGCCACCCCGAGGTGCGTGACGCCGAAAGCGCCATCCGCTCGACCCGGCGTCTGGTCGGTCTGGCCAAGGAGACGGGCGCGCGCATCCATGTGCTGCACGTCACGACCCGGGACGAGATGGAGTTCCTGCGCTTTCACAAGGATGTCGCCACCGTCGAGATCACGCCCCAGCACCTGACCCTGGTCGGGCCGGAAGCCTATGTACGGCTGGGCAGCTATGCGCAGATGAACCCGCCGATCCGGTCGCAGGAGCATGTGGACGCCCTGTGGCTGTGGGGGATGCAGCAGGGCGTGGCCGACGTGCTGGGCTCGGACCACGCGCCGCATACGAAGGAAGAGAAGGCCAAACCCTATCCGGCCTCGCCGTCCGGCATGCCGGGGGTGCAGACGCTGGTGCCGCTGATGCTGACCCATGTGGCCAATGGGCGCCTCAGCCTGGAGCGATTCATCGACCTGACCTCGGCGGGGGCGCAGCGGGTGTTCGGCACGGCCAACAAGGGGCGGATGGCCGTCAGCTATGACGCCGACCTGACCATCGTGGACCTGAAGGCCAAGCGCACGATCACCCATGACCAGCAGGCGACGCGCTGCGGCTGGACTCCGTTCGACGGGGTGGAGGCGACCGGCTGGCCGATGGCGACCATCGTGCGCGGTCGGGTGGTGATGCAGGACGGCGAACTGATCGGATCGGCGCACGGGCGGCCGGTGCGGTTCATGGAGACGCTGTGAGGGAAACGCTCGGCCTGATCGGCTTCGGCGCCTTCGGGCGGCTGACGGCGCGGCATCTGTCGGCCTGGTTCGACATCCTGGCCCATGATCCGGCGGCGACGGACGCAGAGGGCGTGGCGAGCCTGACCGATCTGGCGACCGCCGCCGCCTGTCCGACGGTGGTGCTGGCCGTGCCGGTCGAGGCGCTGGAGGCGACGCTGAACGTCATCCGCCCGCACCTGGCGCCGGACGCCCTGGTGATCGACGTGGGGTCGGTGAAGGTGAAACCCGCCCAGGCGATGGACGCCTTGCTGCCGCCGGGCGTGCGGATCGTCGGCACCCACCCGCTGTTCGGCCCGCAGAGCGGCAAGGACGGCATCGCCGGCCTGCGCATCGCCGTCTGCGAGGTGAGGGGCGCAAAGGACGCCCGCCGCGTCGCCGCCTTCTGCCGCCGGGCGCTGGGGCTGAAGGTGTTTGTGGTCACGCCCGAGGACCATGACCGGGAAGCCGCGACGGTTCAGGGCCTGACCCATCTGATCGCCCGCGTCCTGATCGCCATGGAGCCCCTGCCGACGCGCATGACCACCGCCAGCTTCGACCGACTGATGCAGGCCGTCGACATGGTCCGCCACGACAGCCCCGCCGTCTTCCGCGCCATCGAACGCGACAACCCGTTCGCGGCCGAGGTCAGGGAACGGTTTTTTGCGCTGGCGGATGAGGCGCGAGGAGCGAGCACGCGCTGAGGTAATCAAACCTTCACTTGGCAGGGATGAAGTTTCGTTATGACCTTTCAAACCGTCAGTGCTTGGATTTCGGCTCAATCAGTCTCGACGCGGGATATGATTGTGGTTGGCGTTGCCTTTGCCGTGATGTGCGCAGTCGGGCTCACGCTCGGCGTTCGTTTCCGGGCCTTGCTTCTCTCTTGGAGGTTTGGGCCGACGCTGGGAGTTGGGATCGATGCGATGCTCAAGGACGCCGAAGGCGAAGATGCGTGGGTACAGGACGCCGAAGACGCCATTGATGCTGCGGTTCGCCAACACCACACGGCGCGGCCACGAGCGTTGCCCCCAGTTTAAGTTTCAGCGCTTGTCATTCGCCCGAATGAACGCCGCCACATCCTGCGCCACTCCGAGCGCTAGCGGCAGGGTCGGATCGGCGTAGGTCGCCAGGTTGGCGGCGCGGTCGGCGGGGGCGGTCTTCAGGACGTGGTTGACGCCGTCCCACAGTTTCAGCGTGGCCTTGGGATCGGCGGCGGCCAGGGCTTGCGCATCCGAGACCCTGATCTGGAGGTCAGTGGTCCCCTGTCCGATGAAGACCGGGCCGTCGTAGGCGGCGAGCAGGGCGGCGGGGTCCAGCGGCAGCCACGAGATCAGATAGGGCTGGACCGAGGGGCGCAGCAGGGGGGCAAGCGCGGGCGGCGTGTCGGCGACGGTGCGGCCGGCCTCCAGCTCGGTCAGGGCGTCGAACACCTGGGTCTTGGTCGGCTCGGGCAGGGTGGCGAGTTGTTCGCGCAGAACCGCGCCTGCGGGACGACCCGCGCCGGACAGCAGGATCAGGCCGCAGATCTTGTCGTCGCCGCCCGCGACCGCCTTCAGGGCGACCAGGGCGCCTTCGCTGTGGCCGATCAGCCAGGCGCAGCGCTTGCCGGCGCGGGCGGCGGCCTCGGCGGCCCAGGCGCGGGCGTCGGCGGCATAGGCGTCGAAGCGCAGATCGACCTCGGCCGGGCCCGCCGCAGCGCTGGCGGCGACGCCGCGCTTGTCGATGCGAAGGGTGGAGATCCCCTGTTCCGCCAGACCCTCGGCCAGTAGACGATAGGTCGAACCGGCGACGCCCATCGGGCTGTTCCCGTCCCGATCCGTGGGGCCGGAGCCGGGCAGGATGACCGCAACGGCCGAGGCGTCGGGCGGCGTCAGCAGGGTTCCGTGCAGCGGCGCCGGCTGGGACGGCAGGGCGATATCGGTGGCGGCGGGTCCGGTGAGCAGGGCGGCGGCGAGGGCGAGGCTCAGCATGATCTGGCTCCGTTCGGTAAGCGGGTCAAAGCGGTTGACGGTCGGGGTCGGCCCGCCACACACGCCAGCTTTCGAAGGTCGATAGAGCGGCGGCGATGAGCGCGGCGGCGATCAGGGAGAGGGTCGCGGCCGGCTGGGGCGCCCAAGGCGCCGTGAACAGCCCGATCAAGCCCAGAAGAAAGAGCAGGCGTCCCGCCAATCGATTGGATCGGTCCCAGGCCAGCCGGCTCTTGTGGCTCCAGGGTGTGCGCACGCCGACGAGCCGGTTGGGTGCGACGCGGCCGAGAACGGCGCCCGTTCCAAGAAGGATCAGCGACAAGCCGGCCATGGACAGTCTCGCCGTCCCTTCGGGAGGCGGATCGCCGAAAGTCTGCGCGGATAGGGTCAAGCCCAGGATGGCGACGGTGAAAGCGATCACGCCCTGTCCAATCCGCAGGGTGCGAGATCGGGACGGCTCGCCCGCGAGGGATGCCCCCATTGCGCCGAGGCCCAAGCCGCCGCCTGCGATCAGACCCATCACCGCCATGCCGCCGAGAAGCACCGCGAACTCCGGACCAGACGCCTATCCATCGACTTCAAAGGCGGCGTTCCAATGGACGGGCAGAACGCTTTCGGTCGGGCCGTTCAGGCCGATGTGCAGAGCGAATACCGCCTGTACGGCGAAGACGCCGACGGTCAGACAATCCAGCAGCGACAGGTGATCCTTCATTGGCGGCCCTTCATCGGCGAGGTTCTCCCTGGGCTTTGAAGCACGGGCTCGGTCGCCTCGCCGGTTCCGACGATGTCCATCAGAAAGGCCATGGCTTCCTCTACGGCGGAAATCTCCAGCCGATAGCGGATCGTCTGGCCGTCGCGTTCGGGACTGACCATATGGGCTTCCTTCAGCGCGTTCAGATGGCCGGTGATGGTGGGCCAGCTCATGTCGAAGGCGGCGGCGATGTCGCCCGAGGCCAGCGGCCCGGTGCGCAACATGGCGATGATCCGGCGGCGGACAGGGTGGGACAGGGCCTTGAACACGGTGTTCATAGGCATGCTCCTAATTAGGAAACTTCCTAAATACAAGCGCGGGATCGGGCGATAAAGGCGCGCAATCCTTGACCGTCATCCTCGGTCTTGCGCCGAGGATGACGACGAGGGAACTCCGCAGTCTGAATCAGATCGAGAAGCTGACGCCGCAGCCGCAGCTGGAGGCGGCGTTGGGGTTCCTGACTACGAACTGGGCGCCGGCCAGTTCGTCGACATAGGCGATCTCCGACCCTTTCAGGAACGGGACGGACACGGGATCGATCAGGGCGGTCTGGCCGTCGGTCTGGACGCGCAGATCGTCGTCCTCGGCCGTCTCGACCAGTTCGAACCGGTACTGGAAGCCCGAACAGCCGCCGCCGTCCACCGCGACGCGCAGCATCAGCGCCTTGCCCTCGGCCGCGCCCAGTTTGGCCAGGCGCCTGGCGGCGCTGGCGGCCAGGACGATGCCTTCCGGCGCGCGCGCGGCGACGCTGAAGGCGGGTGTGGACGGTTCTGTGGATTGGACGGTGCTCACGCCTGTCTATATGAGGCGCGCAAGGGCATTCGCAAAGGGCCGCCCGCATCAAAGCAGCCTCAAAGTTGACGACGTGAGCCAGACCGACAATTCTCAGCCGCTGGGGGCCGCCTACGCCGAACGCGCCGACCAGACCCGGGGTCGTCGTTTCTTCGAGCCGCCCAGCCGCACCCGCACCGCCTTCGCCCGCGACCGCGACCGCATCATCCACGCCACGGCGTTTCGGCGTCCTTAAGGAGAAGACGCAGGTCTTCGTGGCGCACGAGGGCGATCACTACCGCACCCGCCTGACCCATTCGCTGGAGGTGGCGCAGATCGCGCGGTCTCTGGCCCATGCGCTGAGGCTGGACGACGACTTGGCGGAGACCATCGCCCTGGCCCACGACCTGGGCCATCCGCCGTTCGCCCATGCCGGTGAGGACGAGCTGGTGGTGCAGATGGCCGACTACGGCGGCTTCGACCACAACGTCCAGAGCTTCCGCGTCGTGACCGAACTGGAGAACCGC includes the following:
- a CDS encoding dihydroorotase; the protein is MTQTYDLIVRGGEVANHAGRGMADVGVIDGKIAFIGDLSLASAGEVFDATGLTVLPGVIDTQVHFREPGLEWKEDLETGSRAAALGGVVAVFEMPNTNPNTTDPDTMADKLARAKDRMWTDHAFYVGGTHENADYLGELERLPGCCGVKVFMGASTGDLLIADDEGVRKVLSNVRRRATFHSEDEYRLVERRGLARTGDWTSHPEVRDAESAIRSTRRLVGLAKETGARIHVLHVTTRDEMEFLRFHKDVATVEITPQHLTLVGPEAYVRLGSYAQMNPPIRSQEHVDALWLWGMQQGVADVLGSDHAPHTKEEKAKPYPASPSGMPGVQTLVPLMLTHVANGRLSLERFIDLTSAGAQRVFGTANKGRMAVSYDADLTIVDLKAKRTITHDQQATRCGWTPFDGVEATGWPMATIVRGRVVMQDGELIGSAHGRPVRFMETL
- a CDS encoding prephenate dehydrogenase, which gives rise to MRETLGLIGFGAFGRLTARHLSAWFDILAHDPAATDAEGVASLTDLATAAACPTVVLAVPVEALEATLNVIRPHLAPDALVIDVGSVKVKPAQAMDALLPPGVRIVGTHPLFGPQSGKDGIAGLRIAVCEVRGAKDARRVAAFCRRALGLKVFVVTPEDHDREAATVQGLTHLIARVLIAMEPLPTRMTTASFDRLMQAVDMVRHDSPAVFRAIERDNPFAAEVRERFFALADEARGASTR
- a CDS encoding alpha/beta hydrolase; translation: MLSLALAAALLTGPAATDIALPSQPAPLHGTLLTPPDASAVAVILPGSGPTDRDGNSPMGVAGSTYRLLAEGLAEQGISTLRIDKRGVAASAAAGPAEVDLRFDAYAADARAWAAEAAARAGKRCAWLIGHSEGALVALKAVAGGDDKICGLILLSGAGRPAGAVLREQLATLPEPTKTQVFDALTELEAGRTVADTPPALAPLLRPSVQPYLISWLPLDPAALLAAYDGPVFIGQGTTDLQIRVSDAQALAAADPKATLKLWDGVNHVLKTAPADRAANLATYADPTLPLALGVAQDVAAFIRANDKR
- a CDS encoding SdpI family protein; the encoded protein is MLLGGMAVMGLIAGGGLGLGAMGASLAGEPSRSRTLRIGQGVIAFTVAILGLTLSAQTFGDPPPEGTARLSMAGLSLILLGTGAVLGRVAPNRLVGVRTPWSHKSRLAWDRSNRLAGRLLFLLGLIGLFTAPWAPQPAATLSLIAAALIAAALSTFESWRVWRADPDRQPL
- a CDS encoding metalloregulator ArsR/SmtB family transcription factor is translated as MNTVFKALSHPVRRRIIAMLRTGPLASGDIAAAFDMSWPTITGHLNALKEAHMVSPERDGQTIRYRLEISAVEEAMAFLMDIVGTGEATEPVLQSPGRTSPMKGRQ
- the erpA gene encoding iron-sulfur cluster insertion protein ErpA — protein: MVLAASAARRLAKLGAAEGKALMLRVAVDGGGCSGFQYRFELVETAEDDDLRVQTDGQTALIDPVSVPFLKGSEIAYVDELAGAQFVVRNPNAASSCGCGVSFSI